DNA sequence from the Shewanella piezotolerans WP3 genome:
CAAACTGTTGGATAAGTTAACCATAACCGCTAAGAAACCTGCAGTGGCACTGCACCTTGGTTGCAGCGCACGTAAGATGAAGATTGAGCCAAAAATGCAAGCGATTGTCGATGCTTGTAGCACACAAGTGATACGTCCAGCGGGTATTGATTGCTGTGGTTACGCGGGTGAGAAAGGGCTTTATAAGCCTGAAATCAATGCCTGTGCGCTACGTAATATCAAAAAGCTCATTCCTGTTGATGTAAAAGAGGGCTATTACGCTAACCGCATGTGTGAAGTTGGCTTAACTCAACACAGCGGTGTGTCATACCGCCACTTAGCGTACTTGCTAGAAGAGTGCAGCCGATAGTATCAGCATTAAATAACTTGCTTAGCTTCACCTGTTGGTGACCAGCGAACAAACTTAAGCTTAGCAGGATAAAGGTAAAGAATTAGAGGCTATCTCAGCCTCTAATTCTTTTTGCTTTTCATTAACATACCATTCTCAACCTCACTCCCTCCACTTTTCAAATATAAGATTTACAAGATTAGAGCTTTAACTCAATATATCCATATTATACAGTTACCTAGCTTATTTTCATTTTTGCAAAAGTCCCCCTCCTTATTTACTAAATTAGCACTACTTTTTATAAGGTTATGCGCCTATATTAATCGGGTGAGGAAATCTAAAGCGAATATCGAGCTAAGTTAAAGTCCGCTTCGTGCAGGCTTTTTGCGGCTCTTAAATCGCATAATAATGTCTGCAAATAGAAGAGAAAGCACAATGAAGATAGCACTTTTCATTCCGTGTCTAGTGAACCAAATGGTCCCAGAAGTTGGGATCGCGACACTTGAACTACTAGAGAAACTCGGTCACCAAGTCATCCTGCCTAGCGGTCAAACCTGCTGCGGCCAACCAATGACAAACTCAGGCTGCTTTAACGAAGCCAAAAAAACCACTTTAAAACTGCTCAATGCCTTTAAAGGTGTTGAATGCGATGCCATCGTCTGCCCTGCTGCATCTTGCTTAGTCGCTGCAAAAGAAAATTTTCATGAGTTTGATGACAGCCCAGAAGCGCAAGCTGTTATAGCAAAACTATATGAATTAACAGAGTTCTTGCATGATGTCGCGCCTATTCCGGCATTTAGCAAGCCCTTCCCCCACAAAATTAGCCTACAGATGAGCTGTCATGGTATTCGCATGCTGGACTTGGCCACACCGAGTGAGCAGATGGGACCGCGCATGAACAAGTTCGAAGCTGTGCTGGCTGCCATACCTGAGATTGATATTGTCTACCCCAATAGACGCGATGAGTGCTGCGGTTTCGGTGGCACATTTGCGGTCGATGAAGGCGCTGTATCAGCCAAGATGGGTAAAGATAAAGCTCAAGCTCATGCGGCAACCGGCGCTAAATACGCCGTTGGATTTGATCCCTCTTGCCTACTGCATATTGACGGTATGGTGAGACGCCAAAAATTACCGATTGAGACGCGCCACATCGCGCAGATCATTAATGCAGCGCTATAGGAGCAGACATGTCGACTTCAAAATCTAACGTTCATGCCCATAAAGCGGAGATCTTCTGTAAAGATGAGTCTCGGGTAGATTGGCACTCTAAGGCCCTTTGGATGCTGCGTGAAAAACGTGACAGAGCGGCAGGAAGTTTGCCTGAGTGGGAGCAGTTGCGCCAAATTGGCTCAGAAATGAAACTGCATACTCTGACGCATTTAACTGAGTATTTAGAAGAGTTTGAGAAAAACTGTACCGCCAACAACATCAAAGTTCACTGGGCAAAAGATGGTGCAGAGCATAATAAAATAGTGCATCAAATCTTGGCCAAGCACCAAGTCAAAAAAGTGGTTAAATCAAAATCGATGCTCACCGAAGAGTGCCACATGAATCCCTATTTGGAAGACCGTGGTATTGAGGTGATAGATACCGATTTAGGTGAGCGAATTATTCAGCTTGCTAAAATGCCGCCATCGCATATTGTGGTGCCAGCGATCCACATGAAAAAAGAGGAAGTGGGCGACCTATTTCATGAAAAGCTCGGCACCGATGCTGGCGCATCCGATCCGCTTTATTTAACCCGGGCTGCGCGCCGCCATCTACGTGAACAGTTTCTGTCTGCCGATGCGGCAATGACAGGCGTCAATATGGCGGTAGCTGATAAAGGTGCAGTGGTGGTTTGTACTAACGAAGGTAATGCCGATATGGGCGCTAACTTACCTAAGTTGCAACTGCACTCAATGGGGATCGACAAAGTCGTACCCGATCTTGATAGCGCTGCCGTGCTGCTACGAACACTGGCAAGAAATGCTACTGGTCAACCAATAACTACCTATAGCTCTTTCTACCGCGGCCCACAGCAAGGCGGAGAGATGCATGTCATTATTGTCGATAATGGCCGCACTGAGATGCTTAAAGATAAGATCTTAGCAGAGTCTCTAAAATGCATTCGCTGTGGTGGCTGCCTAAATACCTGCCCGGTTTATCGCCGCTCTGGTGGTTACAGCTATAACTACACCATTCCAGGGCCGATTGGTATTGCCGTTGGCGCGCAAAATGATGATACCAACTCCATTCCTTGGGCTTGTACATTATGCGGCAGTTGCTCCTATGTATGCCCAACAAAAGTGCCACTGGACAAGATTATTCACCACCATAGAAGACTGAAATCGGAAGCTGGAAAACTGCCTTACGGTAAGTCTAGCTACATGCCATTAGTGGGTAAGTTTATGGCCAGTGAAACGGCACTTAACTGTTCAATGGGCATCGCCCGTACAGCATTAAAAATACTACCAGGTAGTGTGCTTAAGCCCTTCTCAGGAGCATGGGGTAAATATCGCGAGTTACCAGTGGCACCAAACTCAAGTTTTGAAGCTTGGTTTAAGAAAAACAGAGGTTAATAACATGTCGAGCAAACAGGATATTTTCAATGCACTTAAAAGTGCCGCGATCACCCCGCAAGCGATGCCATGTATTGATATCGCGCCGCGCATCGATGACTTAGTGGGTCAATTTGAAGCAAGCTTAAATACCGTTGCTGGTACTCTACACCGCGATGGTGGCCTAAGCGCCTTGCAAACTACGGTTGATGAGCATATTGCAAAGGGCATGCAGATCATCTCCATGGTCGATGGCATTATCGGTAATCGTGAAGTCAGTGATACAGCTCATGAGCTTAAAGATATTGATTATGCCGTGATCCCAGGTGATCTAGGCATCGCTGAAAATGGTGCTATCTGGGTTAACAATAAAAGTCTTGGCCATAGAGTCACGCCTTTTATCTGTGAGAACTTACTACTGGTCATTGAAGCCAAAAGCATTGTTGCCAATATGCATCAAGCGGCGAAACTAATGACATTAGCACCGGGAGAGTTTGGCACTTATATCGCAGGCCCCTCTAAAACGGCTGATATTGAGCAAGCTTTAGTTGTCGGTGCTCACGGTGCCTGTAGTTTAAATGTCTATCTGACCTAGCTTTTTAGGCCAATTTAAGTTGGCTATCGCTAATAAAAAATGAGGTGCTCATATCGAGTCACCTCATTTTCTTATTTCTCTATATTAATGAAATTACTGTATCGTGTAATCGAGCTGAACACTCGACTTTGCAGCTACCGCTTTACCATCAACAAACTTAGGTGCATAGCGCCATTTTTTTAATGCCTCTAGTGAGGTCTTGCTAAATGCCGAGCCACCTTTTGAACCTATAATTACCGGATCGACGACAAAGCCCATCTCATTAACTGTAAAACTTATCTGAGTCGAACCTTCTTTTCTTCTTTTCACATACGATACAGGATAGTCAGGAGCGACTCGGTATAAAGGGGTTTGCTCCTGCTCCGGACTCCATGGCTGCATACTACCAATCGCAATACAGTGCTGAGTTGATTTATCACTCTCGCCTTGCTTTTCATAAAGTTCAACCAGCTTAGCGTGTGCAGCCAATTCATAGGGGTGATCAAAATCAAGCGCTTCGAATTGCTCAATCACATATAACAATGCCGTTTCTGATTTATCGTAATGTTTCTCGGCATATTCAATTGAACCGACTGTGTAAGCAGCTAATACTCGCGTCATCGAGTTTTCAGGTAGTAACTGTTGGTAGGTTTTATAAGCATCAAGCATATAATTACGGACGGTACGAGTATAGAAACGACTGTTCGACAGCATTTCGAAATAGGCTTTTTGCGTATCGGCCAGCAGCATTGCATTTTCTGAGTCTTCAGCAATATCTATGGCATCATTTAAGTACTCACGAGCATCTTTCTTACTACTGGAATCAGCTAAGCCCATTAATGGATCGATTAACTCAACAGCGTCAGCGCCATACTCTTTGGTGTAATTAACCAGTGCAACTTTATACAGCGCAAACGCCTGCTTTTGTTGCGCGTTAGCCTTAGCTTTATTTTCTTCAGTATAGGTATTAGCCGGCATATTTTTAATTGATGCATCGCCAGCATTAAGCGCTAACATGGCAACATCGAGACTATCGGCGGCAAATTTTTGTGTACCGAGCTGATAAGCTTGCAGTGCATATTGCTCAATATCAGCACTGTTTTTTGCCACTACAGCGGCTTTGTAAGCCTTATAAGCATCACTAAACTCAGAGGCTGAAAGTGGACTTACCATTAACATTGAGGTAGATAACGCTACAGTTAAGATAGCTTTGTGGAATAATTTCATTTTTAACATCCTGTTTTATAAACTCATATTGGAAATTTAAGACCTGTATACGGGCCTGCTATTTCGCAATAACAACGATTCCTTTTGCTACTTTACTTTTTTATGACATGCTTATACAAGTCATACTTATGAATAAATAGGGGCTGTTCATTTTTAGAACTATCTCTAGCACCCAAGTCTTTTACTTGCAGCTATCAATACCGCCTCAACCTGCTCACGATTGAGAGCCGACATAGACAGTAGCTCTATTCTAGAGGCCATCGCATCATCGAGCTCAACAATTGATAACTCAGACTCGACGCCATTAAAGCCAGCGATACCTTCATTGGTGATCATCACCGCTTTCAAACGAACAACATCGAGACCTTTTACAAGTTCAAGCAGCTTATCAAAATCAAATTCGTAGCTGACATCGAATATCCAACCACAACTGTAAAAACCATCGGCTTGCTTGGTCTTACATACTAACCCACGCTCATCAAACTCAAGTTGTTGCGCTCTGGTATCTGGCGAAAATAGCGGACTGTAGTTGATATCTAGCAAACGCGTTTTGGGTGCAGTAGTAACAGCTTGAGCGACTGGGACATTTGTCGCAGCAGACAGCTTATGAGGCAAGTTGATTGATGTTAGAATCGCAGGCATTAACGCTTCATGCTGCGTATAACTCCAGCGCTCTACCGCCATGGCTTGATTTTCAACGTTAGTCTTAAGGTAATCTTGCAGCTCGCCAACAAGCGCTTCATCATAGCAATCAGCTTTACTGGCAAGAACCAGATCAGCCACCTGCAATTGTTGATTAAAGATCTCATGCTGGGTATAGCGGCTATCGCTGAGCTTTCGCGCATCAACTAAGGTAATACATGACTTCATTGATAACACTTGCTGATAATGAGCCTGAGTTAACACCTTTAGCACCTCTTGAGGGTGACCCAGCCCAGTCGGCTCAATCAATAAACGGTCAGGCTTAGCCTTAGCAATCAACTGATTGATTGCTACCTGCATCGGCAGACCTGCTGCGCAGCACATACAGCCGCCAGCAACCTCTTTAATTTCTACTTGCTGGTTATCATTACCCAGCAGGCCAGCATCAATACCTACTTCGCCAAATTCATTGACTAATACCGCCCACACTTCATCAGCTGGTTTTTGGCTTAGTAACGTTTTAATGAATGAGGTCTTCCCTACACCGAGAAAACCGGTAATCACATTGGTCGGGATTATTTTTTGGATCATAACGGCTGCTCTTAAACGCAAGTTGCTCGAGATTCTAATCGGGAATGGAGGTCCATGTCACCACTGATGTGTGAATCATCAACCGAAACGCATGCCACTCTTTCAGGGCAGAAGCGCTATCAACGGAAAACGTCGGCAAAATTTGTAGCTTCTGCTAGGTTTTATAGGTAACAAATCAAAAACTTGCCTATGGAGTGTGACATTTCTATGCGACCTAAACAGCTCATGCTATGGCTAACATTTGTTGCAGCATCACTGCTCCCTAGTTATCTTTTCGCTAATTGGTCTTCTTTTGAAGCGCCCGAATTAACTAAACAAAGTCAATCAATCGCGCAACGAACCAAGGCATTGCCTGAACAGCACATTGCGACAGTTCGAGATCAAAAGCATGCAACTAGCATACTCATCGACACGTTTGAGGAGCAACAATCTCATGCAATAGCACTTAATCAACGACTGCAACAGTTTAGAAAGTCTAGCACTGACAAAAATTGGCATAGCATTGAACAAACGAGGCTTTCACTTGATAGTCTTAGCCAGAACAAAGCGTATCTTTTAGCTTATGTGCCAGCTAGCGTTAATGAACGCTTTACTGGATTTGGCCCCGATGGCGTCAGGCAGCTTTTATTAGAGATTCAAGTCACTGAAGCCATCATCAACTATCAACTCGTATTCCAGCTCAGAAGCTTAGCCACATTCATAGCGGATCTTAAAGTCTCCCCTTTCCCGCTATTAGTATTAGTTTTCAAGCTCGCTTTAATCGCAATGCTACTATCATGGTGGCTCAAACATGCACCAAAGTTAATAGTGACTCAACTCGAACACACTAAATGCAAACCACTAACTCGCGAACCGATTAGTCACTCTTTTTGGCGTTACCTTAATAAAATACAGGCACCATTAGCTTGGTTTATCACCCTTTCAGTTGTGCTCAATACCTTAGTCGGTTTACCTAGCCTTGATAGCATCAATTATCTCAGCGTGGTGATTAACTGGAGCTTTGCCGCCGTCATTATTATTCGAATCATCACCGAGTTTGCTTCACATCATAGCCACTACAATAATCAGTCAGAGATTGTTGAGCTACGAGTTCGCACTGTAAAGCATTGGGTATGGACTATTGTGATAGCAGCTATTGTATTAAAAGCTACGGCAATGAGCGTTTACCAAGGAACAATATACGCTTGGGTTAAAACGCTAATAACACTTATATTACTGCTTCTGCTGATAAAGACATTAAGAGATTGGCGTAACATTGTCTTTAAGCAGCTAGCTCAGTGTGAGGAGCAACCAACTTACGTTTTATGGGCTATATCAAAGCGCAACAATCTATTTTTAGCGCCAATAGCCACATTCATCGGTGTATACCGACTGTTTTCGCAACGGCTATTCCAAGCTCTTTTTAACAAGCTTTCTAAGTACGAAAACGTTAAACATGCACTGGCCTACTTCTTTAGAGTCGAGGTTGCAAAACAAAGTAAGGCTGACAAAGAGAACGCCAATATGGTGCGAATTAAAGGCGATGAAACCTATCAATTTGTTACTCCTGGCCATGAAGAGAGTGAACTCATTGAAGATTATGCCAGCAATGAACTCAATGAAATCGCGCGCTATGTATTAGCGCCCACCCCAGCAATGGCACTAATTTACAGCGAGCGCGGACTCGGACTCACGACACTATTAAAAAGGGTCATCTACCGCGCTCAGTCAGAAGATGCTATTTACATCAATTGCCCCCATGCAGGGTTCAACGCACTGATAGCACAGATTAACAGCGCTGTTGGCTTACCTGAAGATGCCGATGAAACTGAGTTAATTAAACTGCTACGCAATACCGACAAACGCTATATTTTTTGTGTCGATGATTGCCAGCGCATCATTAGCCCCAAAGTCGGCGGACTAAATAACTTAATGAAACTATCTAAACTACTCCGCCGAGGTCGCAATCAACATGGCATGTTGCTTGGCGTTGAACAGTCAGCTTGGCGCTTCGTTGACCGCGCTCGCGGAGAACGCTTGCTGTTTGATAAAGTCATTGCAATGCCACGCTGGAATGAGACCCAAATTGCCGCCCTACTCAGTAGCCGTATTGCAACTGATGGCGACAATATCTTGAGTTTTGCAGGCTTAAAGCTACCTAATCAATGGGATGAACAGGAGCTGTCTGAGATAGAGCGTGCGGAACAAGGGTTTTACCGTATTTTATGGGACTACTCCGATGGCAACCCGAGTGTTGCACTGCGTTTCTTCAGACAATCTCTTCACCAAGATAAAACCACCGGCGAAGTGTTTGTACGGATCTTCAAGGCCCCTGATGCCAAAGAGCTCGAAAGCATGCCAAAGCCTATGCTCGCCGTTCTTCGTGCCATCGTGCAACTAGAGGTGGCCTCAGCAGAAGAGCTAGCGGCCTGTACCCAACTGGGCTTTGCAGAGGTACTTAATACTCTGCGTTATTTTCAGAACCGAGGCTTTATAGAACTGATTGACGACAAGGCAAAAATATCTTCGCATTGGTTTAGGTACATCACCAATACCTTGCATAACCAACATTTATTGGTGAAGTAGATGAAAATAAAAGCATACTCAACGCTCATACTGCTGACGTTACTCTGTAGTTTTCAAACGCAGGCAGAAGCGCTATCGCCTAACCTAGATAGCCTTACCGAAATAGCCAGTCTTATCCGCTGGAGCGGTGTATTTATATCAATGTTAGTACTGTTTGTTGCCTGGTTAATGCTGAAATTTACGCAAAATATCGTTGACTCGATTAGTAACCAATTTGCGCAAAGGCGAATGCTGGCGCAAAAGCTACAATCTTTCTTCCAGTTTTTTGTCTATATGACGGCAGGGATTTCAGTATTTATGCTCAGCTTTAGAGTCGACGACAGAGTATTGACGTTAATCGGAGGAACGCTGGCAGTATCGGTTGGCTTTGCAATGAAAGACCTTGCAGCTTCATTTATAGCTGGCTTAACGGTAATGATAGACAGGCCATTTCAAGTTGGTGATAGAGTGACTTTTGAGGGGCATTATGGCGACATTATCGCTATCGGCCTACGCTCTGTGCGTATGTGCACCTTAACTGACGATATTATCACTATCCCCAACAGTAAATTTTTAAGTGATGTGGTGGTCAGTGGCAATTATGGTGCGCTGGACATGCAAGTGGTGATCCCCTTTCATGTCGCATTGGATCAAGACTTGTCACTAGCAACCGACATCATTAGAGAAGCCGCAGCTTCAAGTCGCTACATTCATCTACCAAAACCTATCGTGGTGTTAGTTAAACAGGATATTAGCGACAGTTACTTTGCCATTAAACTCACGTTAAAGGCATACGTACTAGACATTAAATATGAAAAGCTATTTGAAACAGATATCACCCTTAAAGTCATGCAGGAGTTTAAAAAGCAGCAAATCTGCCCGCCCGCAATCATGCAAAGCACTAGACTCACTCGTTAAGTGATTAATCTGCAAGTCTAGTGTCGAAAAAAGTACTAGTTGATAAAATGCTGGTCGATATAAGCGCACCAGCGTTCAGAGTCAGCAGCAGGTAATGATTCATCACCTCTGACTCCGAGCTTAAATTCCACCACTGAGCGCCACTCCAGAGAACCTAAATCAGGGCCATGACCTTGACCATCACCGCTGGTTATTTGCCTATCTACTTTTTCAAACCACGCCTCTGAGCAAACTTGCTTTTGTGGCTGAGTATCACTACAAGCAACAACATACACACACAGCAGAATAAACAAGGCTTTAGTGCCCAAATAGCTAAAGAGTTTTGTTAGCTTATTCTTATACTGATTGGTGCTTGTTTGGTTCAATCGATCGCATGTTTCCAATATGGCCGCCATTCGAAGAAGTAATACAATATTATTTATCTTAACGCTGACAAACTTCAAACACCATAGCACTATTAAAGCAAGCGACCTCTTCAATATCAGTGTTACCATCAGCAGCCCAGCACTAACGACGAAAGTCTTCATAAACCGCTCGAAATGGAGTCGCAATAGGTTCATCTTCATTAATCAAAATGGTAGAAAAGTCAGCGGCCTTACTCACCATATGCAAAAAATCACACTCTGAGCTAGATTCAATAAATAGCGAATCCCAGTAATAGCCTTTTTTGCTGCATCTCATACTTTGGTTGCGCTATATGAGCTTCAATATATTTAATAAGTGCAGCCAGCGGAGTACGTGAGTTAGCTTTCAATTTTATTTTTAATAACTTAGATTGCAATGACAACTCCTTTTCTTAACTCACAATGTTCATTAATAAAATGTTCGTTTATAACGTGTTCATTAAGCCTTGTCTTTAACGCAGTGGGCCATGTACTTTTCTCTGTCCCGTGTCGTATTTACAGTGAAATCCAGTTGATAAGAAGTAAGGACCGGCTTTCTCTCAGGGTTTGCTTCAGCAGCTTTCCAACGCCACTTTGCTATGGCCGCCGCGGCACTTTTATCAAACACTCCCTTTGGATAGGAGGAGCGAACTTTGTAACCTTGCGCTTTTCCTTCTGAATTGATCCCTATAACTAAATCAACACAGCCAGAAATCCCCTTTTTAGCGGCAGAAAGTGGGAACCTTGGTTCGACTTTCTTATAAGAGACCCAGTAATTATCCAGCCTCTCTTTATTAAGCTCTGCGGTTAAATCAATATAGTCTAGTTGAGCGGATGTATTATCAGTAGATGGACTAGAGGTGGCAGCACACGCAGAAAGTAGCGGTATGAGCACTATAATTAGAAATTTCAAAATCATTCCTTTAGATTAGAGATTGTTTCATTTTCGAGTATTTAACGTTGAATATCTCACAGAAAACAAAGTTGGCACAGACTGATGTTCATTAGTTATTTTCACTATTTAGGCCATATACTCTCTTTAATCAGGCAATACAAAATACATATTTGGTTTCAGATGTTAAAACTCTATATAGACAAATTAAATAAAACTTTTTGCATCTTTTTCGGCATTTCAACGTCATAGTTAGAATGTAATATTGATTATAAGGCGCAGTTTTTATGTTATCTGAATGGCAAAACCACAAGGCGCAGCTTCGCAGCTACGTTAGCAAACGTATTGACGATGCTGATGCGGTGGACGATATACTGCAAGATGTTTACATCAAAGCCAGTAGTAACTTGCACCAACTCAAATCTAAAGGAAGCCTTAAAGGC
Encoded proteins:
- a CDS encoding (Fe-S)-binding protein, with the translated sequence MKIALFIPCLVNQMVPEVGIATLELLEKLGHQVILPSGQTCCGQPMTNSGCFNEAKKTTLKLLNAFKGVECDAIVCPAASCLVAAKENFHEFDDSPEAQAVIAKLYELTEFLHDVAPIPAFSKPFPHKISLQMSCHGIRMLDLATPSEQMGPRMNKFEAVLAAIPEIDIVYPNRRDECCGFGGTFAVDEGAVSAKMGKDKAQAHAATGAKYAVGFDPSCLLHIDGMVRRQKLPIETRHIAQIINAAL
- a CDS encoding lactate utilization protein B, whose amino-acid sequence is MSTSKSNVHAHKAEIFCKDESRVDWHSKALWMLREKRDRAAGSLPEWEQLRQIGSEMKLHTLTHLTEYLEEFEKNCTANNIKVHWAKDGAEHNKIVHQILAKHQVKKVVKSKSMLTEECHMNPYLEDRGIEVIDTDLGERIIQLAKMPPSHIVVPAIHMKKEEVGDLFHEKLGTDAGASDPLYLTRAARRHLREQFLSADAAMTGVNMAVADKGAVVVCTNEGNADMGANLPKLQLHSMGIDKVVPDLDSAAVLLRTLARNATGQPITTYSSFYRGPQQGGEMHVIIVDNGRTEMLKDKILAESLKCIRCGGCLNTCPVYRRSGGYSYNYTIPGPIGIAVGAQNDDTNSIPWACTLCGSCSYVCPTKVPLDKIIHHHRRLKSEAGKLPYGKSSYMPLVGKFMASETALNCSMGIARTALKILPGSVLKPFSGAWGKYRELPVAPNSSFEAWFKKNRG
- a CDS encoding LutC/YkgG family protein codes for the protein MSSKQDIFNALKSAAITPQAMPCIDIAPRIDDLVGQFEASLNTVAGTLHRDGGLSALQTTVDEHIAKGMQIISMVDGIIGNREVSDTAHELKDIDYAVIPGDLGIAENGAIWVNNKSLGHRVTPFICENLLLVIEAKSIVANMHQAAKLMTLAPGEFGTYIAGPSKTADIEQALVVGAHGACSLNVYLT
- a CDS encoding energy transducer TonB, which codes for MKLFHKAILTVALSTSMLMVSPLSASEFSDAYKAYKAAVVAKNSADIEQYALQAYQLGTQKFAADSLDVAMLALNAGDASIKNMPANTYTEENKAKANAQQKQAFALYKVALVNYTKEYGADAVELIDPLMGLADSSSKKDAREYLNDAIDIAEDSENAMLLADTQKAYFEMLSNSRFYTRTVRNYMLDAYKTYQQLLPENSMTRVLAAYTVGSIEYAEKHYDKSETALLYVIEQFEALDFDHPYELAAHAKLVELYEKQGESDKSTQHCIAIGSMQPWSPEQEQTPLYRVAPDYPVSYVKRRKEGSTQISFTVNEMGFVVDPVIIGSKGGSAFSKTSLEALKKWRYAPKFVDGKAVAAKSSVQLDYTIQ
- a CDS encoding CobW family GTP-binding protein, with product MIQKIIPTNVITGFLGVGKTSFIKTLLSQKPADEVWAVLVNEFGEVGIDAGLLGNDNQQVEIKEVAGGCMCCAAGLPMQVAINQLIAKAKPDRLLIEPTGLGHPQEVLKVLTQAHYQQVLSMKSCITLVDARKLSDSRYTQHEIFNQQLQVADLVLASKADCYDEALVGELQDYLKTNVENQAMAVERWSYTQHEALMPAILTSINLPHKLSAATNVPVAQAVTTAPKTRLLDINYSPLFSPDTRAQQLEFDERGLVCKTKQADGFYSCGWIFDVSYEFDFDKLLELVKGLDVVRLKAVMITNEGIAGFNGVESELSIVELDDAMASRIELLSMSALNREQVEAVLIAASKRLGC
- a CDS encoding AAA family ATPase; translated protein: MRPKQLMLWLTFVAASLLPSYLFANWSSFEAPELTKQSQSIAQRTKALPEQHIATVRDQKHATSILIDTFEEQQSHAIALNQRLQQFRKSSTDKNWHSIEQTRLSLDSLSQNKAYLLAYVPASVNERFTGFGPDGVRQLLLEIQVTEAIINYQLVFQLRSLATFIADLKVSPFPLLVLVFKLALIAMLLSWWLKHAPKLIVTQLEHTKCKPLTREPISHSFWRYLNKIQAPLAWFITLSVVLNTLVGLPSLDSINYLSVVINWSFAAVIIIRIITEFASHHSHYNNQSEIVELRVRTVKHWVWTIVIAAIVLKATAMSVYQGTIYAWVKTLITLILLLLLIKTLRDWRNIVFKQLAQCEEQPTYVLWAISKRNNLFLAPIATFIGVYRLFSQRLFQALFNKLSKYENVKHALAYFFRVEVAKQSKADKENANMVRIKGDETYQFVTPGHEESELIEDYASNELNEIARYVLAPTPAMALIYSERGLGLTTLLKRVIYRAQSEDAIYINCPHAGFNALIAQINSAVGLPEDADETELIKLLRNTDKRYIFCVDDCQRIISPKVGGLNNLMKLSKLLRRGRNQHGMLLGVEQSAWRFVDRARGERLLFDKVIAMPRWNETQIAALLSSRIATDGDNILSFAGLKLPNQWDEQELSEIERAEQGFYRILWDYSDGNPSVALRFFRQSLHQDKTTGEVFVRIFKAPDAKELESMPKPMLAVLRAIVQLEVASAEELAACTQLGFAEVLNTLRYFQNRGFIELIDDKAKISSHWFRYITNTLHNQHLLVK
- a CDS encoding mechanosensitive ion channel family protein produces the protein MKIKAYSTLILLTLLCSFQTQAEALSPNLDSLTEIASLIRWSGVFISMLVLFVAWLMLKFTQNIVDSISNQFAQRRMLAQKLQSFFQFFVYMTAGISVFMLSFRVDDRVLTLIGGTLAVSVGFAMKDLAASFIAGLTVMIDRPFQVGDRVTFEGHYGDIIAIGLRSVRMCTLTDDIITIPNSKFLSDVVVSGNYGALDMQVVIPFHVALDQDLSLATDIIREAAASSRYIHLPKPIVVLVKQDISDSYFAIKLTLKAYVLDIKYEKLFETDITLKVMQEFKKQQICPPAIMQSTRLTR
- a CDS encoding energy transducer TonB, yielding MKFLIIVLIPLLSACAATSSPSTDNTSAQLDYIDLTAELNKERLDNYWVSYKKVEPRFPLSAAKKGISGCVDLVIGINSEGKAQGYKVRSSYPKGVFDKSAAAAIAKWRWKAAEANPERKPVLTSYQLDFTVNTTRDREKYMAHCVKDKA